DNA from Pichia kudriavzevii chromosome 5, complete sequence:
GCACAGCTACATCTGGAtagcaaacaaaaaatccCAAATCAGAATTTACAGTGAACATATGAAATGTAGTCAGGTTAGAATTCACACCTGTAAGTACGAagtttttctcctttttctAAAGACAACCAGATTCTCCACTCATTTACAACACAAGCATTTCAATTATATTTATAGAATCAGACGAGAAAAGCTGTCCGAGTGGCTCAACTGTACAATTGTACCAGAATTTGATAACACAAGTCGATTGAAACTTATATAAGGTTACAGACCCTCAGCAGAAATCAATGGCGGTACATTGGATTGGgaagggaaaaaaaagcaacCACGTGGAACTATGCCGAACTTTATGGAATCAGATATAGCACAATATACCCGTTAAGTGAGTGCCAGAGTGTGAGCAACAGTGAATGTTGACGATCAGGTTGTAGCAATTGAGGCGTTCTATGCTTCCCATGTAGAGAGAGATATAATACTCAAATTGTTTTCCGCGTTTCGGGATTTGAGATTCcgtgaaaaaaaaaaagagaagtcATTTGCAATCATACCATAAAGTGATGTCTCCAGTGGAACAACACCATCATTACGATACGTATCTACAGAAATAGCACCctattttctcttgtttctGTTTACTTCCTCTTGAGGCCCTGGTGTGTATATTATACAGAACAGACAGAACTTCAGCAAATGTCCTACACATACCCACTGCCTGAACTAAAGACGTACGGCATATCCGAGAAGACGGGGTTCTTACCTGAGGAGGTTCCACTCACAAGACTTCCAAGTTACTTTGATTCCTGGGAGAATACTGCTGCCGTATTGCCTGCACTCTTGTTGACGAAGAGAATCAGAGAGgttattgataaatttgacaTACTTGATGTGAGCAAGTTAGAGAATGAAAGAGAATATAGAAGGGCATACTCTATTCTAGGATATCTAGGACATGCATATATATGGGGGGTGGATGAGCCCATTAACAAATTGCCAATTCAGATTGCAGAACCGTGGATCAAGGTATCTGAGCATTTGAGGATCCCTCCTATTGCGACATATGCAGGCCTATGTCTATGGAACTGGCAAGAGCTCTTTCCCGTTGAACATTATGCTAATGACGAAGGGTTTTTGGacaatttgaaaaccaTAACTACATTCACCGGATCAATTGACGAATCGTGGTTTTATCTAGTTAGTGtctattttgaatataaagTAGCACCATGCATAAGAATTGGACTTGACGCCATTAGGGGTGCAAGAAATGATCAACCGGAGAAAGTGATTGAATGTTTAGAAGCTCTAGCCGAGAAAATAGATTACTTGGGTAGCTTGTTTATGAAGATGGAGGAGATGTGTGATCCGCATGTTTTCTATTTTAGATTGAGGCCATACTTGGCAGGTTGGAAAAACATGAAGGGTGTTGGCTTAGAAGATGGTGTATATTACGGCAGAGAGGACAAACCAAGGACCTACTGTGGTGGATCGAATGCACAATCGTCATCTATTCAAATGCTTGACTTATTCTTGAATGTTGAACATCATGCTACTGGTGAAAGTAATAAGGAAGGGGGCAATCCGTTTATGTCAGAGATGAGGAAGTACATGCCCGGACCACATGCTGATTTTTTGGAACATCTAAGCAAGGTGAATGTTATTCGTGATTACGTTATGAA
Protein-coding regions in this window:
- a CDS encoding uncharacterized protein (PKUD0E04730; similar to Saccharomyces cerevisiae YJR078W (BNA2); ancestral locus Anc_7.444) — encoded protein: MSYTYPLPELKTYGISEKTGFLPEEVPLTRLPSYFDSWENTAAVLPALLLTKRIREVIDKFDILDVSKLENEREYRRAYSILGYLGHAYIWGVDEPINKLPIQIAEPWIKVSEHLRIPPIATYAGLCLWNWQELFPVEHYANDEGFLDNLKTITTFTGSIDESWFYLVSVYFEYKVAPCIRIGLDAIRGARNDQPEKVIECLEALAEKIDYLGSLFMKMEEMCDPHVFYFRLRPYLAGWKNMKGVGLEDGVYYGREDKPRTYCGGSNAQSSSIQMLDLFLNVEHHATGESNKEGGNPFMSEMRKYMPGPHADFLEHLSKVNVIRDYVMKNASKNDELVLAYDACVAMLKAFRDKHIRLVTRYIVIQARKESDLGSASVQKSTLRAGLAKGGKDKVLRGTGGTALLPFLKQCRDETGNTAAGSWGKRILSVQEKGEAEASKRVRRN